CCGGCCCCGATGCCCACCACGGCCCCGAACGCCCTCGGCGGCCTGGTCCAGAACTCGCCCGGTACCGCGCTCGCCCTCGTCGCCGGCGGAGTCGCCGGAGTCCTCGCCCTGGCCTCCGTCGCGGTCTCGCTGCTCCTGGCCGTCGCCGTCACCGCGGTGGCCCTGTCCGTCAGCGCCGTCGTCCTGCTCTTCCTCGTCCGCGCTCTGCGCCAGGAGTTCAAGAGCCGTTGACCGGCCCCGGGACGGCCTCAACCGCCAAGTTTCCGCCGTCCCGGAGCCGCGCTCCTGCCCGAACCAAGAGATCCGGAAGGAACCACAAGCATGACTCAGTACGCTTTGGGACAGCTCTGCGCGAACTGCGCCGGCCACGCCTCCGTTGCCATCACTTTCGGCGGCCGCGACCGCTCCGGCCGCCTGCGCACGATCACCGCACACTGCCCGGCCTGCCACGGCACCGGCAAGCGCCTTGCCCTCCGCTTCGTCATCACTTCGGCCGGGCGGTGACCGCCATGCTGCCGGACATCGACATGACGAACCCGCTGACCGCACAGACCGCTGCGTTCCTGGCCTTTGCGCAGTTGGCGGAGCTCCACCCGACACTGCCAGGCGCCTACATCACCACCAGCCAGATCAGCCCCACCGAGGCAAGCGTCCTTCTCGACAGCCCTGCCGACCTCGAAGCCTGGCGTCTGGCTACGCACACCGAAGTCGACGACGTGCAGCTCGCCGACCACAAGGGCGAAAGGAAACTCCACTTCACTGCACCACTCGGTCGGATCACTCTCAAGGTCTTCACGGTTTTCGCCCCGGCCTCCGTGGTGGTGAGCGCGTGACCAACCCCGCGTCCGTCGCGGAGCTGGGTCCCGGCCTCCTCGGCGACATGCTGAAGGTGGCCGGGGCTCCCGGTTACGCCCGCTGGGAAGACCAGATCCACCGCACGGGCGGCTGCTCCGACCCGATCCACATCACCGGCTGGACCGTCACCAAGGACAGGACCTCGGGCGAGATCCTGCACCGTTACTCCACGGAGAGCGAGCCCGGTGCCCGCCTCCGTATCGCCTGTGGCAACCGCCGAGCCTCCCGCTGCCCGGCCTGCGCCTGGACCTACGCCGGAGACACCTACCACCTCATCCGGGCAGGACTGGCCGGAGACGACCGCCGCGATATCCCCGCCACCGTTCGCGAGCATCCCCGCGTCTTCGCCACCCTCACCGCTCCGTCCTTCGGCCCGGTCCACAACCGCCCCGCCAGCCATCCCTGCCGCTGCGGCCAGCACCACCAGGAGGACGCGCCCGAACTCGGCACCGCCCTCGACCCGTCCACCTACGACTACGCCGCCGCCGTCCTCTTCAACAACCACGCGGGACAGCTCTGGCAGCGCTTCACGACCCGCCTGCGCCGCGAGATCGCCGCGTACTCGGGGCTGACCCAGCGCGAGCTGAAGGAGGAAGCCCGGATCGCCTACGGCAAGGTCGCCGAGTTCCAGAAGCGCGGCGCCATCCACTTCCACGCGGTCATCCGCATCGACGGACCCACCGGGCCGCTCAGCCCGCCACCCTCCTGGGCCAGCACGGAGCTCCTCGACCGCTCGATCCGGGCCGCCGTAGCCCACGTGTACACCTCGATCACCGTCCCGGCCGCCGCTGACCAGCCCGCCCGCACCTTCCGCTGGGGCACCCAGCTCGACGTACGCCCGATCAAGGCCTTCGGGGACGGCTCCGACATCACTGAACAGGCCGTCGCCTCGTACGTGGCCAAGTACGCCACCAAGGCTGCGGAGAACACTGGCACCCTCGACCGCCGGATCGGCAACCGCGAAGCCCTGGTCCTCCTCGACGTCCCCGACCACACAGCCCGCCTGATCGGGGCCTGCTTAGATCTCGACTCGCTCTACCCGGACCGCCGCCTCGCCGCCTGGTCGCACATGCTCGGCTTCCGCGGGCACTTCTCGACCAAGTCCCGCCAGTACTCCACCACCCTCGGCGCCCTCCGCCAGTCCCGCGCCGACTACCGCGCCGCCCAGGAGAGGGAAGCCCGCGGGCTCGCCGACGCCGAGCCGGACACCGTGCTCACCCTCGCCTCCTGGCAGTACGCCGGCCACGGCCACAGCCCCGGGGAGTCCGTGCTGGCCGCCACCATCGCCCGGGACATCCAGCTCAACCGGCAGACCGCCCGCGAAGCCCTGCGCGACCAACACGACCTGGAAGGAGCCGCGTTATGACCACCGCCACCGCCGAGCTGCTGACCGTGCCTGAGGTCATGGAGCGGCTCAAGCTGGGGCGCTCGACCGTCTACGACCTCATCCGGTCGCGGCGGCTCGTCTCCATCACCATCGGCCGGGCCCGCCGCATCCCCGCCGACGCCGTCCGCGAGTTCATCGACCACGAGATCGGAGAGGCCGCCTGATGGCCACCCAGCGCAAGCGCAACCCGAACGGCGCCGGCACCATCACCCAGCGCAAGGACGGCCGCTTCCAGGCCGCCGTGTACGTCCTCCAGCCCGACGGGACCCGGGCCCGGAAGTTCGCCTACGGCAAGACATGGGCCGAGTGCGACGTGAAGCGTCGGGACCTACTCACCAAAGTGGACCAAGGCGTGCCCGTGCCCACGCGGTCGGCCAAGCTCTCCGAGTGGCTGCCGTACTGGCTCGACAACATCGTCAAGCCGCACCGGAAGCGGACGACTTACGCGAAGTATGAGGTGCACGTCCGGTTGTACCTGGTGCCGCTGCTCGGGTCGAAGCGGCTCGAATCGCTGAGCGTGGGCGACGTTCGGCGGGTCCTCGTGCAGCTGCAGAAGAAGACCAGCGCCGCGACCGCCAAGGAGTCGCATCGGGTGCTGCGGACCGCTCTCGCCGCGGCCGTTCGGGAGGAGTTGGTCACTCGGAACGTGGTGACGCTGGTGGAGCCTCCGAAGGTTGAGGATCGGGAGCTGTCGCCGTGGACCCTCCAGGAGACGTTGGACTTCCTCGCCGCCGGCCGGAAGGACCCGCTGTTCGCCGCGTTCGTGCTGGCTATCGCGCTCGGGTTCCGGCGCGGCGAGATCGTCGGCCTGCGGTGGGAGAACGTGGACTTGGATAAGCGAGAGATCCGGGTCCGGACTCAGCGGCAGCGCGTTGGGGGCGAAGCCTACGAGGACGGCCCCAAGGGCAAGCGGCGTCGGCAGACCCTCCCCTTGCCCGGGATCTGCGTCGCTCCCCTGCGCTGGCAGCGGATGAAGCAGGCGGAGGCGCGGGTCAAGGCCGGGGAGAAGTGGGAGGAGACCGGGTACGTCTTCACCACGCGGACCGGGCGGCCCATCGAGCCGCGGAACGTCTACCGGTCCTTCACCCGCGTGGCCAAGGACGCTGGCCTCAGGGTGATTCGGTTGCATGACGCGAGGCATGGGACGGCCACGCTGTTGACCGCCGCCGGCGTACCGCCCCGGGTCGTCATGGAGATCCTCGGGCACTCGCAGATCGCCGTCACCATGAACGTCTACGCGCACGTCGTGCAGGACACGCAGCGCGAGGCGATCGGGCACATGGACCGGCTGCTCAGGCAGCGGCCCGGTCGTTCCTGACCGCTCCCGTTGATGTCAGATGTGGATGCAAAAGACCCCCGACCGTGACCGGTCGGGGGTCTTCTTGCTGGTGGGCGCGGACGGTTTCGAACCGCCGACATCTGCTTTGTAAGAGCAGCGCTCTACCCCTGAGCTACGCACCCGTGGATGAGGGAACAGCGTACATGGCATCCAGGGCCCACCTGCAAACCCGTTCCCGGCAGGCGCCCCAGGTACGGGGGCTATCCCCACCCCCGAGACGGTGGGCGTCCGGATCGCCCCCCCGTCACGCCGCCCCATACGGTGAGTGCACATCGGCAGCACTACCTGGGGGGAACGATCACCGTGGCCGCACTCCGCACCAACACCCGCACCCGCACCGCCCGTGCGATCGTCGTCGGTTCGGGTGTCCTCGTCGCGGCCGTCGTCCTCACCGGGTGCGGGGGCGCCGATGCCGGGGACGCGCCCGTCGAATCCCGGTCCTTCCCCCTGGCCGGGAAGACGCTGACCATCGACTCCGACAGCTCCGACATCGATCTCGTCCCCGCCGATGTGTTGGACGTGCAGGTGACCCGGCAGGTCGACGGGTGGGTGTTCATGGGGAACGGCCCCGAGGCCTCCTGGAACATGAAGGACGGGAAGCTAACCTTCCGCGTCACGTGCGACGCCGTCGCGAGTGAGTGCGCGTCGCGGCACACCGTGAAAGTTCCGCGCGGCGTCGCCGTCACCGTCGAGGACGACAACGGGAGCGTGACCGCCGGCGGGTTCGACACCGCGTTGAAGATCCGGTCCGACAACGGCGAGGTGACGGTACGGGACTCCAGCGGGCCCCTCGAGCTGCGCAGCGACAACGGGGAGATCGTCACCGATCGCGTCACCGCCAAGACCGTGACCGCGCAGTCGGACAACGGGTCGGTTCAGCTCAGGCTGAGCGCCGTGCCCGACCGGGTCGACACCGTCAGCGACGACGGGGAGGTCGTCATCGAGCTGCCGCGCGCCGGGGCCCCGTACGCCGTGACGGCCAAGAGCAGCAACGGCGATGTTGATGTCGATGTGCCGACCGACGGGGGCAGCGCGCACATCGTCACCGCCCGAAGTGACAACGGCAAAGTCACTGTACGAAGCGCGAACTAACCGACCCGTGTGTTCGTCCTTACCTGGTGGGAGAATGAACCGGGCAGGGCGAATCAGCACGGGAGAGGGATGTGACGGCGACACACGCGCAGCCGCACGCAAGAGCGAAAGCGAGTGCGAGTGCCGTCCGCGATGTCCTGGTGCTGATGCTGCTGCCTCTGCCGTTGGTCGTCGCGGCGCTGCCGGGCGCGGTCGCCGGCGGGGGTACGCGGCGCTGGTTCGGCGGGCGCGGTGAGAGCCAGCGGGCCGATGCGCAGGCCGCGAAGGACGCCGCCGCCGCTGCCTTCGTCGAGCTGGACACGGCCCAGCGTGATCTCCGTATCTCGATAGAGACGATCACGGCGGTGGACAA
The Streptomyces lunaelactis genome window above contains:
- a CDS encoding tyrosine-type recombinase/integrase; amino-acid sequence: MATQRKRNPNGAGTITQRKDGRFQAAVYVLQPDGTRARKFAYGKTWAECDVKRRDLLTKVDQGVPVPTRSAKLSEWLPYWLDNIVKPHRKRTTYAKYEVHVRLYLVPLLGSKRLESLSVGDVRRVLVQLQKKTSAATAKESHRVLRTALAAAVREELVTRNVVTLVEPPKVEDRELSPWTLQETLDFLAAGRKDPLFAAFVLAIALGFRRGEIVGLRWENVDLDKREIRVRTQRQRVGGEAYEDGPKGKRRRQTLPLPGICVAPLRWQRMKQAEARVKAGEKWEETGYVFTTRTGRPIEPRNVYRSFTRVAKDAGLRVIRLHDARHGTATLLTAAGVPPRVVMEILGHSQIAVTMNVYAHVVQDTQREAIGHMDRLLRQRPGRS
- a CDS encoding SpdD protein, which codes for MFKPKYPSPDTYTPATIRPTPEPAEYAGSIPAPMPTTAPNALGGLVQNSPGTALALVAGGVAGVLALASVAVSLLLAVAVTAVALSVSAVVLLFLVRALRQEFKSR
- the repSA gene encoding replication initiator protein RepSA encodes the protein MTNPASVAELGPGLLGDMLKVAGAPGYARWEDQIHRTGGCSDPIHITGWTVTKDRTSGEILHRYSTESEPGARLRIACGNRRASRCPACAWTYAGDTYHLIRAGLAGDDRRDIPATVREHPRVFATLTAPSFGPVHNRPASHPCRCGQHHQEDAPELGTALDPSTYDYAAAVLFNNHAGQLWQRFTTRLRREIAAYSGLTQRELKEEARIAYGKVAEFQKRGAIHFHAVIRIDGPTGPLSPPPSWASTELLDRSIRAAVAHVYTSITVPAAADQPARTFRWGTQLDVRPIKAFGDGSDITEQAVASYVAKYATKAAENTGTLDRRIGNREALVLLDVPDHTARLIGACLDLDSLYPDRRLAAWSHMLGFRGHFSTKSRQYSTTLGALRQSRADYRAAQEREARGLADAEPDTVLTLASWQYAGHGHSPGESVLAATIARDIQLNRQTAREALRDQHDLEGAAL
- a CDS encoding DUF4097 family beta strand repeat-containing protein, which produces MTVAALRTNTRTRTARAIVVGSGVLVAAVVLTGCGGADAGDAPVESRSFPLAGKTLTIDSDSSDIDLVPADVLDVQVTRQVDGWVFMGNGPEASWNMKDGKLTFRVTCDAVASECASRHTVKVPRGVAVTVEDDNGSVTAGGFDTALKIRSDNGEVTVRDSSGPLELRSDNGEIVTDRVTAKTVTAQSDNGSVQLRLSAVPDRVDTVSDDGEVVIELPRAGAPYAVTAKSSNGDVDVDVPTDGGSAHIVTARSDNGKVTVRSAN
- a CDS encoding helix-turn-helix domain-containing protein; its protein translation is MTTATAELLTVPEVMERLKLGRSTVYDLIRSRRLVSITIGRARRIPADAVREFIDHEIGEAA